A single genomic interval of Camelina sativa cultivar DH55 chromosome 11, Cs, whole genome shotgun sequence harbors:
- the LOC104721798 gene encoding autophagy-related protein 18b produces MANQSSPSPIYCVSFNQDNSGFAISWKDSFKIFDSTTGRLCYERAAGAFVIVEMLYSSDLLAIVGAGEQASLSPRRLCLFKTTTGSPLRELNFLTSILAVRMNKKRLVVMLLEKTFVYDLNTLVMLDTIDTVPNPKGLCAFSPCLEACYLAVPASVTKGSVLVYNAMDLQSHSEIDAHRSPLAAIALSSNGMYIATASEQGTLIRVHLVSEATKSFSFRRGTYPSTIYSLSFGPSTELPDILVATSSSGSIHAFSLRLAINQRSKRSTSFLGSVLPDSVSDALDPAHHHVLRNAVSSGIRSYAVVRKIDKLEGSSSPSQFTSVRATVSVITYNGYFQEYTLSINNKNESSWTLEREFNLFSITTTR; encoded by the exons ATGGCGAATCAGTCCTCTCCTTCTCCCATCTATTGTGTTTCTTTCAATCAAGATAATAG TGGTTTTGCGATAAGTTGGAAAGATTCTTTCAAAATATTCGATTCTACTACAGGCAGACTCTGCTATGAACGAG cTGCTGGGgcttttgttattgttgaaatGTTGTATAGCTCAGATCTACTTGCCATTGTTGGAGCTGGTGAAcag gcttcTCTATCCCCACGGCgtctttgtttgtttaagaCCACAACGGGTTCACCTCTTAGGGAATTGAACTTTTTAACTTCTATACTCGCTGTCCGTATGAACAAGAAAAG ACTTGTTGTTATGCTGCTAGAGAAAACATTCGTTTACGACTTGAATACTCTTGTCATGCTTGATACTATCGACACCGTGCCAAATCCAAAAG GTCTATGTGCATTCTCTCCTTGTCTTGAAGCCTGCTACTTAGCTGTTCCAGCTAGTGTGACGAAAGGATCTGTTCTGGTTTACAACGCCATGGATTTGCAGTCTCATAGTGAG ATAGATGCACATCGTTCTCCATTGGCTGCGATTGCACTCTCTTCAAATGGAATGTACATTGCTACAGCATCTGAGCAAGGAACTCTGATCCGAGTCCATCTTGTTTCGGAAGCTACTAAG tCATTTAGTTTCAGGAGAGGAACATACCCATCTACTATATATTCACTGTCTTTTGGACCATCGACAGAGCTTCCGGATATATTAGTTGCAACGAGTTCTTCAGGCTCCATTCATGCCTTCTCTTTAAGGTTGGCCATAAACCAAAG AAGCAAAAGGTCTACCAGCTTTCTTGGTTCGGTTCTACCAGACAGCGTGAGTGATGCACTAGATCCAGCACATCATCATGTGCTCCGTAACGCAGTTTCTTCTGGAATTAGAAG TTATGCAGTGGTTAGGAAGATAGACAAACTTGAAGgatcatcatctccatctcAGTTTACATCTGTTAG AGCAACGGTATCGGTGATTACGTATAATGGGTATTTCCAGGAGTATACGCTAAGTATCAATAACAAGAATGAATCTTCGTGGACACTGGAACGTGAATTCAATCTCTTCTCTATAACCACCACCAGGTGA
- the LOC104721799 gene encoding LOW QUALITY PROTEIN: transmembrane protein 208 homolog (The sequence of the model RefSeq protein was modified relative to this genomic sequence to represent the inferred CDS: inserted 1 base in 1 codon; deleted 1 base in 1 codon), with translation MANQGAKKRKDENARHMSRLRLIMIVCNILYIIVRVIISHSSFTWKHWIGLVLVLTSLGYAIPYKLLDQMAKPSATDDGELIDGGFDMSTGGMCGYLHDVLYITCFMQLGSIISGKFWYAYLGIPAFGTYKASSLVKGFLSHGSEGGVEDDKTRXKREKMERKASRGQVVKTRSR, from the exons ATGGCGAATCAAGGAGCAAAGAAGCGTAAGGATGAGAATGCTAGACACATGTCTAGGCTCCGTCTTATAATGATCGTTTGCAAC ATTTTGTATATCATAGTGAGGGTGATAATTTCGCATTCAAGCTTTACATGGAAACATTGGATTGGTCTTGTG CTTGTGCTAACGTCTTTAGGTTACGCGATTCCTTATAAGCTTCTTGATCAAATGGCAAAGCCTAGTGCTACTGATGATGGTGAACTTATTGACGGTGGATTCGACATGAGCACTGGTGGAATGTGTGG ATACTTGCATGATGTACTTTATATCACCTGTTTCATGCAGCTTGGATCTATCATCTCTGGAAAGTTTTGGTACGCTTATCTAGGG atTCCTGCATTTGGAACCTACAAAGCTTCTAGTCTTGTTAAGGGATTCCTGTCTCACGGTTCAGAG GGAGGTGTAGAGGATGACAAGACAC AAAAGAGGGAGAAGATGGAGAGAAAAGCTTCTAGAGGGCAAGTCGTCAAGACAAGATCACGATGA